The sequence ATTCATGATTGTCTTTCTGTAGTAACGAAGCTCTGCTATAGACTCACGAATATCATCCAACGCAAGGTGCACGCCTTGTTTCGTAAAGCCCTCTAAAACTTCGGGTTTCCAGCGACGAGTCAGTTCTTTTAAGGTGCTGACATCCACATAACGATAGTGGAAGTACTGCTCTAGCTCTGGCATGTGTTTGTATAAGAAGCGTCGGTCTTGCCCAATGCTGTTACCACAAATCGGTGACGCGCCTTTGGGTACCCATTGTTCTAGGAATTCAATCGTCAACGCTACAGCTTGATCTTCGTTGATATCGCTGTTTTTAACGCGTTCAACTAAACCACTGTTGGTGTGGGTATTGGTGCACCAATCGTCCATTTTCGCCAGTTCTGCATCAGACTGATGAATGGCAATCACTGGCCCTTCAGCTAAAATATTGAGTTCACTATCCGTTACGATAGAGGCGATCTCGATGACTTTATGAGTTTCAGGATCAAGCCCTGTCATTTCAAGATCAACCCAAATCAAATTTTTATCGTTCAACACCATGGATTAAATTGCCTATTATTGTGGTAAAGGAAACCTCAGTAGTCTTACTGAAATGCAAAAAATAGATTCGCTTAATTGTGAGCAGATACTGCTTAATCTCGCATCTTGAGGTCAATTAGGTATATCATACCCGTCAATTATAGAAAGCCAACCGGACACTAAAGAATACATGGCTAAAAAGAAAAAGCTAACCAAAGGACAAGTACGTCGTGTACGCGGAAATCAGAAAAAGCGACTGCAACAAGACAACTCTGTTCAATGGGATGAGCAAATGCTCGGTGAAACCAAAAAAGGCTTGGTCATCACTCGATTTGGGCAACATGCTGATATTGAGGACACT is a genomic window of Vibrio neonatus containing:
- the orn gene encoding oligoribonuclease, whose protein sequence is MVLNDKNLIWVDLEMTGLDPETHKVIEIASIVTDSELNILAEGPVIAIHQSDAELAKMDDWCTNTHTNSGLVERVKNSDINEDQAVALTIEFLEQWVPKGASPICGNSIGQDRRFLYKHMPELEQYFHYRYVDVSTLKELTRRWKPEVLEGFTKQGVHLALDDIRESIAELRYYRKTIMNI